ATCCTCGGCATCTCAACATCAAGCGTTATAACATCGGGTGAGTTCGCCATAGCCATTTCAACACCTTCCATCCCATCCCTTGCCAAGCCAATAACCTCTATATCAGGGTCATCTTCTATGAGCCCTTTAATAGCCTTTCTCATAAAGGCTGAATCATCAACAATCAAGACCCGTATTTTTTTATGCATATGCCGTCATTTCCTGCTAAACCTGTGCAAATATACCCATGATATCCAGTATAAGGACAACCTGACCACTGCCTGTTACTGTTGCGCCTGCTATGCCCTTTATATTAGACAAATATTCACCCATTGATTTTATAACAATCTCTTCCTGACCATGCAGGGCATCAACCACTACACCAACCTCTTTATCACCCATTGCTATTATAACTACATAGGGTCTTTCACTGCATTGCGACTGTTTCTCCAAAAGGTTTGAAAGACGAATAAGGGGGAATACCGTGTTTCTGACATATATAACCTCTTTCTTATCAACGGTCTTTATTTCATCGGAGTTAATCTTTAATATCTCCACTACTGTTGAAAGCGGAATCGCATATATCTCTTTACTTGCCTCCACCATAAGCGATTGTATTATTGCAAGGGTCAAAGGCAAACCGATTGTAATCCTTGTGCCTTTTCCTATCTCTGTATTTATATCTATTGTCCCGTTTAATTTACTTATATTTGTCTTCACCACATCCATACCAACACCCCTGCCTGAGACATCAGTCACCTCTTTTGCTGTTGAAAATCCCGGCATGAAGATAATATTTAGTATCTCCTTATTACTCATCTTGTCTGCGTCCTGCCTTGTCATAATACCCTTTTCTACTGATTTTTCTCTCAGGATATTGGCATCTATGCCATTGCCGTCATCCTCTATAGTAATAAATATATTATTACCCCTATGGTATGCTGACAGCATAATAGTCCCCTTCGGTTTCTTGCCTCTTTGAACCCTTACATCAGGTTTTTCTATACCGTGGTCTACTGAATTGCGGATAAGATGCACAAGCGGGTCCCCTATTTCCTCTATAACGGTCTTGTCAAGTTCGGTCTCTTCACCAACAAGGGTAAGTTCTATCTCTTTACCCTTTATCCTTGCCATGTCCCTTACCATTCTTGGGAATTTACTAAATACCCTGCCTATAGGCTGCATTCGGGTCTTCATAACAGCCAATTGCAAATCAGTTGTTATGACATTCAGGCTTGATATAGTCTTTCTTATTGCAGTTGTAGTTTCATCCTCACCATATCTTGCCTCCATATCACCTGCCAGCCTCACTAGTCTGTTTCTGCCAAGAACAAGTTCACCAACCAGATTTAAAACATTATCAAGTCTTTTTATATCAACCCTTATGGTGGTCTCATGCACAGTATCGGTTGTTCTGCCCTGATTTGAGAGTGCTGCGGAAATGTCTTCTTTTTTTATAAATCCTTTTCTCACAAGCACATCCCCAATCTTTTCAGCGCCTCTCTGGTCAAGCATTGCCTCATCCATCTGAGTCCTTGTAATCACCTTTTTCTCTAAAAGAATCTCACCAAGCATCTTTGGCTTGTCACTAGACAGGATTACTGCTTCATCTTCTTTTTTTCCAACAGGCGGTATTGATACTTGTTCTGTAGTTATTTTCTCCGCAACATGCTGACTGGGGACAGATTTCAAATCTGTCCCCGCTGTTTCTACAGAAACAGGAGCCTCTGCATCTTTAAGCTCATTAATAACACCTGATATATCCTCCTCTTTCCCATCCCCTTCCCTTACATGCGAAAGAAGGAGTTTAAGCATATCAACTGCCTTAAGGATCGCATCCATGATTGACGGAGTAACCTTCAAGGTTCCCTGACGAAGTTTGTTAAGCAGATTTTCTGCAGTATGAGACAGATCAACAATCTGTTTAAACCCAAGAAAACCCGCAGCGCCTTTTGTGGTATGGACAGCCCTGAAAATCGCATTCAAAAGTTCCTGACTATCAGGGGTTTTTTCCAGTTCAACAAATTTTTGGTCAAGTCCGTCTAAAATCTCAGTAGTTTCAATAATAAAATCCTGAATTATCTCTTGCATTTCGTCAGCCATAGGTCTCTCCATTATTTAGTGTCTGTGTATAAACTATGACTTTATTAGTCCGTCATTCCCTGACTTGATCGGGGAATCCAGCCTTTTCAATGTCTTCTGGATTGTCCGGTCAAGCCGGACAATGACAAAAACTTACTTTATACACAGACATATTTAGTGAGCAGTTAGCGGTTACTGCTTACCGCTCACGGCTCACTGTCATTAAATCTAAAACCCAAGATTGTTCATGATGTCATCCACAAGGTCCTGCTTGAGCACCCCGCCGCTTTCTTTCAGTCCTTTAAGCATTTCATCTCTTTTTGTTTTATCCTTGTGATGTCCGAAGATTACAAGAACCTCAAGAAGCCTTGCCTCTATGCCTTCTATAAGATTTTTCATTTTCATAATCTTCTGCCCTGCCAAATCCTGAAATGAAAGGTTTGCAAATACCTCCATAAGATTGGCCTTGCTTTTTTTATTTATTGCTCCAAGTTCATTTATCGTAGTTCTTGCAACACTGTCGTTATCAAGCATATTCAACCCTTCACCCCACTGCAAAAGACGGTTAAGCAAGGTTTCTATCATTTCATGGTCTGTCATAAGGTCTTCAGTAAGGAGCATCAAGCTGTCAGCAGCAGTAGAAAGTGTTTTATCAATATCCATAAGTTGACTTGATGTCTCAGGAACCTTTTCAGAGGTATCTTTGATATTAGGGTCAATGACAAGAAAGTTCTGTCTGATTTTTTCAAGGTGGACTGCAAGTTCAGCCAGCACACCGTGAAGTTGTTCGGGTTTCAATCCCCTGTTAAGATTGCCATCAGCCAATGCCTTTGCAACATCTATGACTTCCTTCATGTTGACATCTTCCATAATCAGCCTCCTAATCTCTCTTTGATTTTATCCATCTTTTCCTTTAGTATCGCGGCTGTAAATGGTTTAACAATGTAGTTATTCACCCCAGCCTGAACAGCCTCTATTACATTTTCTTGTTTTGCCTCAGCAGTAACCATTAGGATAGGCAGGTGTTTTAGGTTCGCATCTGCCCTCACTGTCTTTAAGAGGTCTATCCCTGTCATATTTGGCATATTCCAGTCTGATATAACAAAATCAAATTTATCATTCTTAAGTTTTACCAGCGCTGTTGCGCCGTCATCAGCCTCTTCTACATTGAGATAATTGAGTTCCTTCAGGAGGTTTCTTATTATCCTCCGCATAGTGGAAAAATCATCCACCACAAGTATCTTCATTTTTTCATCAAACATTTTAGCCACCTCCCTGTTTATACTAACGTGCCTTTCCCGCAGTATCCTTTTAAAGTAATTTCTGGATTTGATAAGCCAGCCATTTGGATGTTACAGGCTTTGTCATATATACATCCACCCCTGCCTGAAGCCCTGTTTCTTTATCCTTTTCACTAGATTCTGTAGTAAGCATGATGACCGGCATACCCTTATAGTTCTCATCTGTCTTTATATTCCTCGCCAGTTCAAGACCATCCATCTGCGGCATATTCAAGTCAGTTACCACAAGGGATATTTCATTCTGTGCAAGTTTTTCAAGTGCATCAAAACCATTTACCGCACCTATAGGATTGTATCCAGCGCCCTTTACCATATAGGAAATAAGTTTTCTTGTCGTATCGCAATCATCCACTATAAGGATATTCTTACTCATAGGATTACCTCCATTCACTATTCACTATTCACTATTCACTGTTTCTATATCTTCTGATATGTTACACATTTGTTTATGCCTACAGGTTTAAATGCCCTTGTTAGATTAAAGAGTGATTCTGAAAATCCAACCACCAGAAAACCGCCGTCTACAAGGCTGTCATAAAAGTGACCAATCACCTTTCTTTTAGCATTATCATCAAAATATATAAGGACATTCCTGCAGAATATTACATCCATACCCCTTACACCCCTCATCTGCACCACATCCAACAGGTTTAGATTTGTAAGCCTTACCATCTGCTTTACCTCAGGTTTAACAACATAGCCGCTGCTGGAATTTAAAAAATATTTTTTAATAATTGCTTCATTTGTATTCCTTACAGCATATTCACCATATGCAGCCCTTCTTGCTGATGTCAAAACCTGTTCACTTATATCTGATGCTGTAATTTCAACACCCCATCCCTTGAGCGTCAAACCTTCTTCCATTGCCATCATTGCCAGGGTATAAGGCTCTTCTCCTGTGGAACAGCCTGCACTCCATATCCTTACAGATTTCTGTCCTGAGTTTGCTTTTTTTTCCATAATCTTTGGAATTATGCCGAACCTGAATGCATCAAGTTGGTTTATATCCCTGAAGAAACTTGTCTCATTTGTGGTAACTGCATTAAATAATTCTTTAAGTTCATCATCCTTTTTCAGGTCGTATCTTAAGAAATAAAGATATTCTTCATAGTTTGAAAGGTTTCTAGCCTCAAGCCTCCTTGAAAGCCTGTCTTCAAGAAGATAGGTCTTGTTTTCTTGAAAAAACATACCGCTCTTCTCATAAATAAAATCCCTTAATTGCACAAATATCTCTCTTGAAATCTTTGGTCTTTCCATTTATTTACCTAGCCCTGTCAGGATGAAATCTGTTAAAGCGAGTCTCTTGCGGCTGCACTTATATACGGGTCAATGTGGTCAATAAATCCCTTTAATACATATTCAGATTCCTTTGAGCCGATATGACCAAGCGCATTTATACATGCAGCCTTTACAGGCAATCCGTCATTAAGAAGGATATCAATTATTATATCTTCAGCGCCTTTAATCTTTTTATCCGCAATAATCTCTATTGCCCTGAACCTTACCCACATATCTGCATCACTCAAGGCGATTATGATAAGGTCATCACAGCCGTCCCTTGTCCTTATAACCTCTAGCGCAGAAAGTCTGACTCCCTTGTTTTCATCCTTTAAACACCTTGAAACAATATCTGTAACATCACCGCCTTCAAAACTACCCAGAGATTTAACCGCCTCAATCCTTATATCAGGCTCTAAGTCATTTATAAGAGCCATAAGGTGTTTTTTTGTTGATTCTATATTTAATCTCCCTAGACCCTTTATTGCCGCAATTCTTATTGATGTCTGTTCATTAGAAAGTAATCTGACAAACAAATCCTTCACCTCATCTCCAGCATACATGGACATTGCATCAGAAATGATTTCCTGAACATCTTTATACGGCTCATCTATCAAGGCATCATATAAAAGTGGAATTGCCCTGCTGTCCCCTAGTTTGCCAAGCATCGCGGCAGCAAGCCCTCTGATGTGTCCATCTTTATCCCTAAGGGCGCTGCTGATGGTTTCAAAAGAAGAGACTGTTTCTATCTTCTCAAGACTCTTCAAAAGCACTGCCCTTGTTTCCCTGTCCACCTTCTCAATAAGAGACTTGATTTCATCTGCAGAAGAAGGATCGCCGATATCCCCAAGCGCCTCGGCAAGTATAGATATATTTGCCGGTTCTTTTCTCAATGCCTTAATAATAACACTGCTGCTGCCTACAGATGCTATTGTATGCCTCAGAAGGGGGACAGTCTCTTCATCATTTTCATCTATATCTTCAGCAAATTTTAACAAGGCATCTATTGCCTGTCTTTTCCCAAGTAACCCAATCCCTTTCAGAGAATCCCTTTTTTCAAACAGGTCGCCATTTTTTAGTTTGTCTGTAAATATCTTTAGAAATATGTCTTTATGAGAATCATCCATTTTAGTCAGGAATCTTTCAACAAATCTAACCGCTGTATCCACTGCCATAATATCTGTAATATCCAAAC
This genomic interval from Deltaproteobacteria bacterium contains the following:
- a CDS encoding chemotaxis protein CheA; the encoded protein is MADEMQEIIQDFIIETTEILDGLDQKFVELEKTPDSQELLNAIFRAVHTTKGAAGFLGFKQIVDLSHTAENLLNKLRQGTLKVTPSIMDAILKAVDMLKLLLSHVREGDGKEEDISGVINELKDAEAPVSVETAGTDLKSVPSQHVAEKITTEQVSIPPVGKKEDEAVILSSDKPKMLGEILLEKKVITRTQMDEAMLDQRGAEKIGDVLVRKGFIKKEDISAALSNQGRTTDTVHETTIRVDIKRLDNVLNLVGELVLGRNRLVRLAGDMEARYGEDETTTAIRKTISSLNVITTDLQLAVMKTRMQPIGRVFSKFPRMVRDMARIKGKEIELTLVGEETELDKTVIEEIGDPLVHLIRNSVDHGIEKPDVRVQRGKKPKGTIMLSAYHRGNNIFITIEDDGNGIDANILREKSVEKGIMTRQDADKMSNKEILNIIFMPGFSTAKEVTDVSGRGVGMDVVKTNISKLNGTIDINTEIGKGTRITIGLPLTLAIIQSLMVEASKEIYAIPLSTVVEILKINSDEIKTVDKKEVIYVRNTVFPLIRLSNLLEKQSQCSERPYVVIIAMGDKEVGVVVDALHGQEEIVIKSMGEYLSNIKGIAGATVTGSGQVVLILDIMGIFAQV
- a CDS encoding protein phosphatase CheZ gives rise to the protein MEDVNMKEVIDVAKALADGNLNRGLKPEQLHGVLAELAVHLEKIRQNFLVIDPNIKDTSEKVPETSSQLMDIDKTLSTAADSLMLLTEDLMTDHEMIETLLNRLLQWGEGLNMLDNDSVARTTINELGAINKKSKANLMEVFANLSFQDLAGQKIMKMKNLIEGIEARLLEVLVIFGHHKDKTKRDEMLKGLKESGGVLKQDLVDDIMNNLGF
- the cheY gene encoding chemotaxis response regulator CheY; translation: MKILVVDDFSTMRRIIRNLLKELNYLNVEEADDGATALVKLKNDKFDFVISDWNMPNMTGIDLLKTVRADANLKHLPILMVTAEAKQENVIEAVQAGVNNYIVKPFTAAILKEKMDKIKERLGG
- a CDS encoding response regulator, translated to MSKNILIVDDCDTTRKLISYMVKGAGYNPIGAVNGFDALEKLAQNEISLVVTDLNMPQMDGLELARNIKTDENYKGMPVIMLTTESSEKDKETGLQAGVDVYMTKPVTSKWLAYQIQKLL
- a CDS encoding protein-glutamate O-methyltransferase CheR, producing the protein MERPKISREIFVQLRDFIYEKSGMFFQENKTYLLEDRLSRRLEARNLSNYEEYLYFLRYDLKKDDELKELFNAVTTNETSFFRDINQLDAFRFGIIPKIMEKKANSGQKSVRIWSAGCSTGEEPYTLAMMAMEEGLTLKGWGVEITASDISEQVLTSARRAAYGEYAVRNTNEAIIKKYFLNSSSGYVVKPEVKQMVRLTNLNLLDVVQMRGVRGMDVIFCRNVLIYFDDNAKRKVIGHFYDSLVDGGFLVVGFSESLFNLTRAFKPVGINKCVTYQKI
- a CDS encoding HEAT repeat domain-containing protein: MINMDDLINRLNSDDRAVLHETIELLGDMRDKRAIKPIVSLLKGSDQGIKDAAVNALVNIGGQDAADAVIPLLYEEDNASLRNMAIEILERLGKDAEQSVIALLNEKDDDIVKFALDILGNIGNPALSPHLIPVLNHPNKNVRAAAVNTVSKLKVFSAAGCLIDMLKDNDEWVRFSVIEALGSLGSPDMVDRLLDAVKNYDMSKIAAIDALSHLAQAKDLKKIMSVISSLDITDIMAVDTAVRFVERFLTKMDDSHKDIFLKIFTDKLKNGDLFEKRDSLKGIGLLGKRQAIDALLKFAEDIDENDEETVPLLRHTIASVGSSSVIIKALRKEPANISILAEALGDIGDPSSADEIKSLIEKVDRETRAVLLKSLEKIETVSSFETISSALRDKDGHIRGLAAAMLGKLGDSRAIPLLYDALIDEPYKDVQEIISDAMSMYAGDEVKDLFVRLLSNEQTSIRIAAIKGLGRLNIESTKKHLMALINDLEPDIRIEAVKSLGSFEGGDVTDIVSRCLKDENKGVRLSALEVIRTRDGCDDLIIIALSDADMWVRFRAIEIIADKKIKGAEDIIIDILLNDGLPVKAACINALGHIGSKESEYVLKGFIDHIDPYISAAARDSL